One region of Polaribacter pectinis genomic DNA includes:
- a CDS encoding AMP-binding protein — translation MKFKEHIFHENFKLNNHSFSNVDELLAFTIGFSDEIHQFLKEWFSEEDFVIVNTSGSTGIPKPIQLNKELMKNSAIATGKFFNLKENTTALLCLPIQYIAGKMMLIRALTLGWHLDIIESNSEPLKDTEKEYDFSAMVPLQLENSLNKIHQIKKLIVGGGVVSNQLQEKLQVISSEVFATYGMTETITHVAVKRLNNVKIQPNYYQTLPNVTIYKDKRNCLVIDAEKVSEKIIFTNDVVDLISDTKFQWLGRFDNVINSGGIKLHPEKIEEKLSKIIENRFFVAGIPDEKLGEKLILIIEGKEQKISFEDANLSKYETPKQIYFIDKFVETETKKIQRTKTLDFINL, via the coding sequence ATGAAATTTAAGGAACATATCTTTCATGAAAATTTTAAATTAAATAATCATTCGTTTTCCAATGTTGATGAGTTATTAGCTTTTACAATAGGTTTTTCTGATGAAATTCATCAATTTTTAAAAGAATGGTTTTCTGAAGAAGATTTTGTTATTGTAAATACTTCTGGTTCTACAGGAATACCAAAGCCAATACAGTTAAATAAAGAGTTGATGAAGAATTCAGCAATTGCAACTGGAAAATTCTTCAATTTAAAAGAAAATACAACTGCTTTATTATGTTTGCCTATTCAGTACATAGCTGGTAAAATGATGCTGATAAGAGCATTAACTCTAGGTTGGCATTTAGATATAATCGAATCAAATTCAGAACCTTTAAAAGATACTGAAAAAGAGTATGATTTTTCTGCAATGGTTCCCTTACAATTAGAGAATTCATTAAATAAAATTCACCAAATAAAGAAGCTTATTGTTGGTGGGGGAGTTGTTTCTAATCAGCTTCAAGAAAAATTACAAGTTATTTCTTCAGAGGTTTTTGCAACATATGGTATGACAGAAACTATAACTCATGTTGCCGTTAAAAGATTAAATAATGTAAAGATTCAACCTAATTATTATCAAACTTTACCAAACGTAACAATTTATAAAGACAAAAGAAATTGTTTAGTAATTGATGCTGAAAAAGTTTCAGAAAAAATCATCTTTACAAATGATGTTGTCGATTTAATTTCAGATACCAAATTCCAATGGTTGGGACGTTTTGATAATGTTATAAATTCAGGCGGAATAAAATTACACCCAGAAAAGATAGAAGAAAAACTATCAAAAATAATTGAAAACCGTTTTTTTGTTGCTGGAATTCCTGATGAAAAATTAGGCGAAAAGTTAATCTTAATTATTGAAGGGAAAGAGCAAAAAATTAGTTTTGAAGATGCTAACTTATCAAAATATGAAACTCCTAAACAGATTTATTTTATTGATAAATTTGTAGAAACGGAAACAAAAAAAATCCAACGTACTAAAACATTGGATTTCATTAATTTATAA
- a CDS encoding YebC/PmpR family DNA-binding transcriptional regulator gives MGRAFEFRKARKMKRWSAMAKTFTRIGKDIVMAVKEGGPNPESNSRLRAVIQNAKAANMPKDNVERAIKKATDKDTADYKEVLFEGYAPHGIAILLETATDNNNRTVANVRAAFNKCDGNLGTSGSVVFMFDHTCNFTLKKEDITMDMEELELELIDFEVEEVFDDEEGVIIYAPFEQFGSLQSFFEENNIEILSSGFERIPTTTTKLNEEQKADVEKLLEKLEEDDDVNSVYHSMEE, from the coding sequence ATGGGTAGAGCATTTGAGTTTAGGAAAGCAAGAAAAATGAAGCGTTGGTCTGCAATGGCAAAAACATTTACCAGAATTGGTAAAGATATTGTTATGGCAGTAAAAGAAGGTGGGCCAAACCCAGAATCTAACTCTAGATTAAGAGCTGTTATACAAAATGCTAAGGCTGCAAACATGCCTAAAGATAATGTAGAAAGAGCTATAAAAAAGGCAACAGATAAAGATACTGCAGATTATAAAGAGGTACTTTTTGAAGGTTATGCGCCACATGGAATTGCTATTCTATTAGAAACTGCAACTGACAACAACAATAGAACTGTAGCTAATGTTAGAGCAGCTTTTAACAAGTGCGATGGAAATTTAGGAACTTCTGGTTCTGTAGTTTTTATGTTCGACCATACTTGTAATTTCACTTTGAAAAAAGAAGATATTACAATGGATATGGAGGAATTAGAATTAGAATTAATAGATTTTGAAGTTGAAGAGGTTTTTGATGACGAAGAAGGAGTTATTATTTACGCACCTTTTGAACAATTTGGTTCTTTACAATCATTTTTTGAAGAGAATAATATAGAAATTTTGTCTTCTGGTTTCGAAAGAATACCAACCACTACAACAAAACTAAATGAAGAGCAAAAAGCAGATGTAGAAAAGCTTTTAGAAAAATTAGAGGAAGATGATGATGTAAATTCTGTTTACCATTCTATGGAAGAATAG
- a CDS encoding o-succinylbenzoate synthase: MIKASYKKYILNFKNPSGTSRGILRTKETWFIILEKNGKIGIGETGLFRGLSIDDVPNYEEKIKWVCNNINLGLHNLLKELCEFPSIQFGLEQAFLSLESNNSFELFPSEFTRGEQAIPINGLVWMGEKEFMKNQIKEKLKTGFSCIKMKIGAIDFESEIELLKSIRKEFSSNEIELRVDANGAFNPNEALEKLEILSELEIHSIEQPIKQGQIQEMAELCSKTPLPIALDEELIGVFSFENKRKLLETIKPQFIISKPSLIGGFSGSKDWIQLAENNNADWWITSALESNIGLNAIAQFTYTLQSKLPQGLGTGGLFTNNFESPLEVLNGTLQYTNSKKWNFKI, translated from the coding sequence GTGATAAAAGCCAGCTATAAAAAGTACATTCTAAATTTTAAAAACCCAAGTGGTACTTCACGTGGTATTTTAAGAACAAAAGAAACTTGGTTTATTATTTTAGAAAAAAATGGTAAAATAGGAATTGGAGAAACAGGTTTGTTTAGAGGTTTAAGTATCGACGATGTTCCTAATTATGAAGAGAAAATAAAATGGGTATGTAATAATATTAATTTAGGTTTACATAATTTACTTAAAGAACTCTGCGAGTTCCCTTCTATTCAATTTGGATTAGAGCAAGCATTTTTATCATTAGAAAGTAACAATTCATTTGAATTATTTCCATCAGAATTTACAAGAGGAGAGCAAGCAATTCCTATAAACGGTTTAGTTTGGATGGGTGAGAAGGAGTTCATGAAAAACCAAATTAAAGAAAAATTAAAAACAGGTTTTTCTTGCATTAAAATGAAGATTGGTGCTATTGATTTTGAATCGGAAATTGAATTATTAAAATCAATCAGAAAAGAATTTTCATCAAACGAAATAGAATTAAGAGTGGATGCAAATGGAGCTTTTAACCCAAATGAAGCTTTAGAGAAATTAGAGATTTTATCAGAATTAGAAATTCATTCTATAGAACAGCCAATAAAGCAAGGTCAGATACAAGAAATGGCAGAACTTTGTTCTAAAACACCTTTACCAATTGCTTTAGACGAAGAATTGATTGGTGTTTTTTCTTTTGAAAATAAACGCAAATTATTAGAAACGATTAAGCCACAATTTATCATTTCAAAGCCAAGTTTAATTGGTGGTTTTTCTGGAAGTAAAGATTGGATTCAATTAGCTGAAAATAATAATGCAGATTGGTGGATAACTTCTGCTTTAGAAAGCAATATTGGTTTAAACGCAATTGCACAATTTACATATACTTTACAGAGTAAATTACCACAAGGTTTAGGAACTGGTGGTTTGTTTACAAATAATTTTGAAAGTCCGTTAGAAGTCTTAAACGGAACATTACAATATACTAATTCTAAAAAATGGAATTTTAAAATATAA
- a CDS encoding helix-turn-helix domain-containing protein, giving the protein MMIEDEYIRLIFGLKLKQIRTERNLSLFGLAKLTGLSKSYLNEIEKGKKYPKTDKILILSEKLETPYDHLVSLKLDKNLAPIGEILQSKILKEIPLELFGIKENNLIDIVANAPAKVNAFISTIIKIAQNYNLTRESFFLASLRSYQEAHSNYFDDIENDVEKFAESYHLDLSKKIDSNDLEEILIEEFGYTINSDELSKHDNLGELRNIFIAKNKTLLIDKNISEAQKIFIYAKELAYNFLTLNDRLFTFPWIKFESFDQVLNNFIASYFAGALIIPRKSITEKLNNFFALEEWNPSELEKIMNHFNCSQETFYQRLTNILPKYFNIKNLFFLRFTHKVNSPEFRLNKELHITQQQAPHANRNNEHYCRRWISLKTIQDLENNSKTKSTFGAQISSYVNQKNEYLVLSSATKDPFKKDINRSVSIGLLLSSHLKKKLNFFDENTFPKKLVGVTCETCAVKDCSERVAEPSRLEKQEKYKEIANTVEKIINSFS; this is encoded by the coding sequence ATGATGATAGAAGACGAATACATTCGCTTAATTTTCGGGTTAAAACTTAAGCAAATAAGAACAGAAAGAAACCTTTCTCTTTTCGGGTTAGCCAAATTAACTGGTTTATCTAAATCGTATTTAAACGAAATTGAAAAAGGAAAAAAATATCCAAAAACTGATAAAATTCTTATTTTATCAGAAAAATTAGAAACTCCTTACGATCATTTAGTTTCTTTAAAATTGGACAAAAACCTTGCTCCTATTGGAGAAATTTTACAATCAAAAATTTTAAAAGAGATTCCTTTAGAGCTTTTTGGTATAAAAGAAAACAACTTAATAGATATTGTGGCAAACGCTCCTGCAAAAGTGAATGCATTTATTAGCACAATTATTAAAATTGCACAGAACTACAATTTAACAAGAGAAAGTTTCTTTTTAGCTTCTTTACGTTCTTACCAAGAAGCGCACAGTAATTATTTTGATGATATAGAAAATGATGTAGAAAAATTTGCTGAATCATATCATTTAGATTTATCAAAAAAAATTGATTCTAATGATCTTGAAGAAATTTTAATAGAAGAATTTGGCTACACAATTAACAGTGATGAGCTTTCTAAACATGATAATCTTGGTGAATTAAGAAATATATTTATCGCAAAAAATAAAACTTTATTAATTGATAAGAATATTTCTGAAGCTCAAAAAATATTCATTTACGCTAAAGAATTAGCTTATAATTTTCTTACTTTAAATGACAGACTTTTTACTTTTCCTTGGATAAAATTCGAAAGTTTCGACCAAGTTTTAAATAACTTTATTGCCTCTTATTTTGCAGGCGCTTTAATTATTCCAAGAAAATCAATTACTGAAAAACTCAACAACTTTTTTGCTTTAGAAGAATGGAATCCTTCTGAATTAGAAAAAATAATGAATCATTTTAATTGTTCTCAAGAAACATTTTATCAACGTTTAACAAACATTCTACCAAAATATTTTAATATTAAAAACTTATTTTTCTTACGATTTACTCATAAAGTAAACTCGCCAGAATTTAGGTTAAATAAAGAATTGCACATTACACAACAGCAAGCGCCACATGCAAATAGAAATAATGAGCATTATTGCAGACGTTGGATATCACTAAAAACGATTCAAGATTTAGAAAATAATTCTAAAACAAAATCGACTTTTGGCGCACAAATATCTTCTTATGTAAATCAGAAAAATGAATATTTGGTATTATCATCAGCAACAAAAGATCCTTTTAAAAAAGACATTAACAGAAGTGTAAGTATTGGGTTGTTGTTATCATCACATTTAAAAAAGAAACTCAACTTTTTTGATGAAAACACTTTTCCAAAGAAATTGGTTGGCGTAACTTGTGAAACTTGCGCTGTAAAAGATTGTAGTGAAAGAGTTGCAGAACCTTCACGATTAGAAAAACAAGAAAAATATAAAGAAATAGCAAATACTGTAGAGAAAATCATAAACTCTTTCAGCTAA
- a CDS encoding GIY-YIG nuclease family protein has product MQIEEAKELVKKYELDFRNPKLEGFEISKNYDLFPDKSSDKYASKWPDKYYHNGRFGVYLILDEKLEVIYVGKANNIGKRLGSYFMYNKDDKSCLIRHDSWKKRPKYICSIAVSDKTWFECLSLEEYLIHNIKPIDNIRSKEYK; this is encoded by the coding sequence ATGCAAATTGAAGAAGCTAAAGAATTAGTAAAAAAATATGAATTAGATTTTAGAAATCCTAAACTAGAGGGTTTTGAAATAAGTAAAAATTATGATTTATTTCCTGATAAAAGTTCAGATAAATACGCTTCGAAATGGCCCGACAAATATTATCATAATGGACGATTTGGAGTTTATTTAATATTAGATGAAAAACTTGAGGTTATTTATGTTGGTAAAGCAAATAATATTGGAAAAAGATTAGGTTCATATTTTATGTACAATAAAGATGATAAATCTTGTTTGATTAGACATGATAGCTGGAAAAAAAGACCTAAATATATTTGCAGTATTGCAGTTTCTGATAAAACTTGGTTCGAATGTTTATCTTTAGAAGAATACTTAATTCACAACATTAAACCAATTGATAATATTAGAAGTAAAGAATATAAATAA
- a CDS encoding acetate/propionate family kinase, protein MNILVLNAGSSSLKYQVIEMPSQHVKCVGLVERIGMEDAIFNHEINDEKHKEILPILNHEIGLQKIAKTLLDKKIGVLNSVDEIKAVGHRVVHGGSKFSKTVVVTQEVKDNIRDLFDLAPLHNPANLTGIEIAETIFTSAKQIAIFDTSFHQTMPKEAYQYAIPNKYLSTHKIRAYGFHGTSHKYVSEKAIEYLGEEKSKNIITIHLGNGCSMSAIKNGKSIENSLGFGPMNGLIMGTRSGDIDQSVIFFLMKKLNKSVEEVNNLLQKESGMQGLTGFSDLREISEKSAQGNQDCKNALNLAGYRIRKYIGSYAAILNGLDAIVFTAGIGENSAIMRQLACENLDFLGIDLDETKNEIRSKDIREIQKSISKVKILIIPTNEEIEIAKQSYQLIK, encoded by the coding sequence ATGAATATTTTAGTTTTAAACGCTGGTTCTTCTTCTTTAAAATATCAAGTGATAGAAATGCCTTCGCAACATGTAAAATGTGTTGGTTTGGTAGAAAGAATTGGAATGGAAGATGCTATTTTTAATCATGAAATTAATGATGAAAAACACAAAGAAATTCTACCAATTTTAAATCATGAAATTGGTTTACAAAAAATTGCTAAAACTTTATTAGACAAAAAAATTGGTGTTTTAAATTCTGTTGATGAAATAAAAGCGGTTGGACACAGAGTGGTTCATGGAGGAAGCAAATTCAGTAAAACTGTAGTTGTAACACAAGAAGTTAAAGACAATATTAGAGATTTATTCGATTTAGCGCCTCTACACAATCCTGCAAATTTAACAGGAATAGAAATTGCGGAAACGATTTTTACATCCGCTAAACAAATTGCAATTTTTGATACTTCTTTTCATCAAACAATGCCAAAAGAAGCGTATCAATATGCAATTCCGAATAAATATTTATCGACACATAAAATTAGAGCTTATGGCTTTCATGGCACAAGTCATAAATATGTTTCTGAAAAAGCGATTGAGTATTTAGGCGAAGAAAAATCAAAAAACATTATCACTATTCATTTAGGAAATGGTTGTAGCATGTCTGCAATTAAAAACGGGAAAAGCATAGAGAATTCTTTGGGTTTTGGCCCAATGAATGGATTAATTATGGGAACTCGTTCTGGAGATATCGACCAATCTGTTATTTTCTTTTTGATGAAAAAACTCAACAAATCTGTTGAAGAGGTAAATAATTTATTGCAAAAAGAATCAGGAATGCAAGGTTTAACTGGTTTTTCTGATTTAAGAGAAATATCCGAAAAATCAGCACAAGGAAATCAAGATTGCAAAAATGCACTGAATTTAGCAGGATATAGAATAAGAAAATATATTGGAAGTTATGCTGCTATTTTAAATGGTTTAGATGCAATAGTTTTTACTGCCGGAATTGGAGAAAACTCTGCAATTATGAGACAATTAGCTTGTGAAAATTTAGATTTTTTAGGAATTGATTTAGATGAAACCAAAAACGAAATTCGTTCTAAAGACATTAGAGAAATTCAGAAATCTATTTCAAAAGTGAAGATTTTAATTATTCCAACAAACGAAGAAATTGAAATTGCAAAGCAATCTTATCAATTGATAAAATAG
- a CDS encoding CPBP family intramembrane glutamic endopeptidase: MNYIQQAYTGKNQWYHWVLTIILVFFGWQVLGIIPLVMAAAAKSGNTSEFLKAAENNFMTLGIDSNLFLFLMILMFFVGLIFLLIGVKYVHKRTITSLVTSRKKIDWKRFWFGFFTWGIVASIMIYLGVLMSPEDYTWNFKATPFFTLVAISFLFLPFQTSFEELLFRGYFMQGIGILAKNRWLPLIITSVCFGLLHGANPEVEKLGYISMVFYIGTGFFYGITTLMDEGTELALGLHAINNIVAAFFVTTDWTVFQTEALYIDTSEPSVGWEMFFPVLVLYPLMLLLFSKKYGWKNWQEKLTGKIKEPINLKENYRVLDEI, encoded by the coding sequence ATGAACTATATTCAACAAGCGTATACAGGAAAAAACCAATGGTATCATTGGGTTCTTACAATAATACTTGTATTTTTTGGGTGGCAAGTTTTAGGGATTATTCCTTTGGTTATGGCAGCTGCAGCTAAATCTGGAAATACTTCAGAATTTTTAAAAGCTGCTGAGAATAATTTTATGACTTTAGGAATTGATAGTAATCTGTTTCTATTTTTAATGATACTTATGTTTTTTGTAGGGTTAATTTTTCTACTTATTGGCGTAAAGTATGTACATAAAAGAACAATTACATCTTTGGTTACCAGTAGAAAAAAGATAGATTGGAAACGTTTTTGGTTCGGCTTTTTTACTTGGGGAATTGTTGCTTCAATAATGATTTATTTGGGTGTTTTAATGAGTCCAGAAGATTATACATGGAATTTTAAAGCAACACCATTTTTTACTTTAGTCGCAATTTCTTTTTTGTTTTTACCTTTTCAAACTTCGTTCGAAGAATTGTTATTTAGAGGTTATTTTATGCAAGGAATAGGAATACTAGCAAAAAATAGATGGTTGCCTTTAATTATAACTTCTGTTTGTTTTGGCTTGCTTCATGGAGCAAATCCAGAAGTAGAAAAGTTAGGTTATATTTCTATGGTTTTCTATATTGGAACTGGTTTTTTCTACGGAATTACAACTTTAATGGACGAAGGAACAGAGTTGGCATTAGGTTTACATGCCATAAATAATATTGTTGCAGCATTTTTTGTCACCACAGATTGGACTGTTTTTCAAACAGAGGCATTATATATAGATACTTCTGAACCTTCTGTTGGTTGGGAAATGTTTTTTCCGGTTTTAGTTTTATATCCACTAATGTTATTGTTGTTTTCTAAAAAATATGGTTGGAAAAACTGGCAAGAAAAATTGACTGGTAAAATTAAAGAACCTATTAATTTAAAAGAAAATTATAGAGTTTTAGATGAAATTTAA
- the pta gene encoding phosphate acetyltransferase, with product MSKAIYIATVESDSGKSLISLGLLRMMLTKSAKVGYFRPIINEINTDGYDEHTNTAINFFNLEIDYKDCYAFTQSEVVELLSEGKEDEVIHNVIKKYKKLEANYDYVLVEGTDFSSGGSFTELDVNLMIAKNLNIPALIVGSGNGKKKKDFINTMQLSYNAFVQKEVDVIGIIANKIEEDEVDYIRQELIKSFPDKLQIDIIPKIDFLAFPTVKEVVKALNGRVLFGDQFLDNAIGSYSTGAMQLRNYLTRIKENALVITPGDRADIILGALQANASKNYPKIAGIILTGTLIPEESIIKLIEGVQSTVPIISVDGGTFNISNKIGSVKSKIYATHDKKILLSLDTFDKFVNAEGLTNILTSYQSDRMTPSMFQYNLLQKARIHKKHIVLPEGDDERIITAAARLQLLDIVDLTLLGDRNTIQLKCDQLGIQIDLDKLNILNPEDSIHNKDFANTLFEARKHKGLTETTAADLTRDVSYYGTLMILNGLADGMVSGAVHTTMHTIKPALQLIKTKPGVSVVSSVFFMCLSDRVSVMGDCAVNPNPNAEQLSEIAISSAASAEAFGIPAKVAMLSYSSGSSGKGEEVEKVRKATELAKAKKPDLKIEGPIQYDAAVDMSVAKTKMPDSEVAGQASVLIFPDLNTGNNTYKAIQRETGALAIGPMLQGLNKPVNDLSRGCTVDDIFNTVLLTAIQANQD from the coding sequence ATGAGTAAAGCCATATATATTGCCACAGTAGAATCTGATAGTGGAAAATCTCTAATATCATTAGGTCTTTTAAGAATGATGTTAACAAAATCTGCGAAAGTGGGTTATTTTAGACCCATTATTAACGAGATTAATACTGATGGATATGACGAACACACAAATACTGCCATTAATTTTTTCAACCTAGAAATTGATTATAAAGATTGTTATGCCTTCACACAAAGTGAAGTTGTAGAATTATTAAGTGAAGGGAAAGAAGATGAAGTGATTCATAATGTCATCAAAAAATATAAAAAATTAGAAGCAAACTACGATTACGTTTTAGTAGAAGGGACTGATTTTTCTAGCGGTGGAAGTTTTACAGAATTAGATGTAAATTTAATGATAGCCAAAAACTTAAACATTCCTGCTTTAATCGTTGGTTCTGGAAATGGAAAAAAGAAGAAAGATTTCATTAATACAATGCAACTTTCTTACAACGCTTTTGTTCAGAAAGAAGTGGATGTTATTGGAATTATTGCCAATAAAATTGAGGAAGATGAAGTAGATTATATTAGACAAGAACTCATTAAAAGTTTTCCGGATAAACTTCAAATAGATATTATTCCGAAGATAGATTTTTTAGCATTTCCAACAGTTAAAGAAGTTGTAAAAGCACTAAATGGACGTGTTTTATTTGGAGACCAATTTTTAGATAATGCCATTGGAAGTTATAGTACTGGAGCCATGCAACTTCGAAATTATCTAACAAGAATCAAAGAAAATGCGCTGGTAATTACACCTGGAGACAGAGCAGATATTATTTTAGGTGCATTGCAAGCTAACGCCTCTAAAAATTACCCAAAAATTGCAGGTATCATTTTAACAGGAACATTAATTCCTGAAGAATCGATTATAAAATTGATTGAAGGTGTGCAATCTACAGTGCCAATTATTTCTGTTGATGGAGGCACTTTTAATATTTCTAACAAAATTGGTAGCGTAAAATCTAAAATTTATGCAACTCATGATAAAAAAATATTATTATCATTAGACACGTTTGATAAATTTGTGAATGCAGAAGGTTTAACAAATATTTTGACTTCTTATCAGTCAGATAGAATGACGCCAAGCATGTTTCAATATAATTTATTGCAAAAAGCAAGAATTCACAAAAAACATATTGTGTTGCCAGAAGGAGATGATGAACGAATTATAACTGCTGCTGCACGTTTACAATTATTAGACATTGTAGATTTAACGTTATTAGGAGACAGAAATACAATTCAATTAAAGTGCGATCAGTTGGGAATTCAGATAGATTTAGATAAACTAAACATTCTAAATCCAGAAGATTCTATTCATAATAAAGACTTTGCAAATACGCTTTTTGAGGCAAGAAAACATAAAGGTTTAACAGAAACAACTGCAGCAGATTTAACTAGAGATGTTTCTTATTATGGAACTTTAATGATTTTAAATGGTTTGGCAGATGGAATGGTTTCTGGAGCTGTTCACACAACTATGCACACTATAAAACCAGCTTTACAATTAATAAAAACAAAACCTGGAGTTTCTGTAGTTTCATCAGTATTTTTTATGTGTTTGTCTGACAGAGTTTCTGTAATGGGAGATTGTGCTGTAAATCCGAATCCGAATGCAGAACAACTTTCTGAAATCGCTATTTCTTCAGCAGCTTCTGCAGAAGCCTTTGGTATTCCTGCAAAAGTTGCGATGTTATCTTATTCTTCTGGAAGTTCTGGAAAAGGAGAAGAAGTAGAAAAAGTTAGAAAAGCAACTGAATTGGCAAAAGCTAAAAAACCAGATTTAAAAATCGAAGGTCCAATACAATATGATGCAGCTGTAGATATGTCTGTCGCGAAAACAAAAATGCCAGATTCTGAAGTTGCAGGACAAGCCTCTGTATTAATTTTCCCAGATTTAAATACTGGAAATAATACGTACAAAGCAATTCAAAGAGAAACGGGTGCTTTGGCAATTGGCCCAATGTTGCAAGGTTTAAATAAACCTGTAAACGATTTAAGTAGAGGCTGTACAGTGGATGATATTTTTAACACGGTTTTATTAACTGCTATTCAAGCAAATCAAGATTAA
- a CDS encoding acyl-CoA carboxylase subunit beta, with product MDINFNKNEDYNKLLASDLKRRFAKVKLGGGQKRIDKQHEKGKMTARERVDYLLDPKTKSIEIGAFAGEDMYADHGGCPSGGVVVKIGYVKGKQCIVVANDATVKAGAWFPITGKKNLRAQEISIENRLPIIYLVDSAGVYLPMQDEIFPDKEHFGRIFRNNAVMSSMGITQISAVMGSCVAGGAYLPIMSDEALIVDKTASIFLAGSYLVKAAIGESIDNETLGGATTHCEISGVTDYKAKDDKDALDKIKFIVDKIGDYVKAGFSKTESFPPKEKEDDIFGILPKERNAQYDMLEIIKRLVDNSEFEQYKEGYGQTILTGYARIDGWAVGIVANQRKLVKTKKGEMQFGGVIYNDSADKSTRFIANCNQKKIPLVFLQDVTGFMVGSKSEHGGIIKDGAKMVNAVSNSVVPKFTIVIGNSYGAGNYAMCGKAYDPRLIVAWPSAELAVMSGNSAAKVLLQIETASLKKRGEEITPEKEAELFHKIKSRYDNQVSPYYAAARIWTDAVINPLDTRTWISMGIEAANHAPIEKKFNMGVLQV from the coding sequence ATGGATATCAACTTCAATAAAAACGAAGATTATAATAAGCTTTTAGCATCAGATTTAAAAAGACGTTTCGCCAAAGTAAAATTAGGTGGTGGTCAAAAAAGAATCGACAAACAACACGAAAAAGGTAAAATGACAGCTCGTGAAAGAGTAGATTATTTATTAGACCCAAAAACGAAATCGATTGAAATTGGTGCGTTTGCTGGTGAAGATATGTATGCAGATCATGGTGGTTGTCCTTCTGGCGGCGTGGTTGTAAAAATTGGCTACGTTAAAGGAAAACAATGTATTGTTGTTGCAAATGATGCAACTGTAAAAGCTGGAGCTTGGTTTCCTATTACAGGAAAAAAGAATTTACGAGCGCAAGAAATATCCATTGAAAACAGATTACCAATAATTTATTTAGTGGATTCTGCTGGAGTTTATCTACCAATGCAAGATGAAATTTTCCCTGACAAAGAACATTTTGGACGCATTTTTAGAAACAACGCAGTAATGAGTAGCATGGGAATTACACAAATCTCTGCAGTTATGGGAAGCTGTGTTGCTGGTGGTGCATATTTACCAATTATGAGCGATGAAGCTTTAATTGTAGATAAAACTGCAAGTATTTTCTTGGCTGGAAGTTATTTGGTAAAAGCTGCAATTGGAGAATCTATTGATAATGAAACTTTAGGTGGAGCAACTACACATTGCGAAATTTCTGGTGTTACAGATTACAAAGCAAAAGATGATAAAGATGCGTTGGATAAAATAAAATTTATTGTTGATAAAATTGGTGATTATGTCAAAGCTGGTTTTAGCAAAACAGAATCTTTTCCACCAAAAGAAAAAGAAGATGATATTTTTGGAATTCTGCCAAAAGAAAGAAACGCACAGTATGATATGTTAGAAATCATAAAGCGCTTGGTAGATAATTCGGAATTTGAACAATATAAAGAAGGTTATGGACAAACCATTTTAACTGGTTATGCAAGAATTGATGGTTGGGCAGTTGGTATTGTTGCCAATCAAAGAAAATTAGTAAAAACAAAAAAAGGAGAAATGCAGTTTGGTGGTGTTATTTACAACGATTCTGCTGATAAATCTACCCGTTTTATTGCGAATTGTAATCAGAAAAAAATACCTTTAGTTTTCTTACAAGATGTTACAGGTTTTATGGTGGGTTCTAAATCGGAACATGGAGGAATTATAAAAGACGGAGCAAAAATGGTAAATGCAGTTAGTAATTCTGTGGTGCCAAAATTTACAATCGTAATTGGGAATTCTTACGGCGCAGGAAATTATGCAATGTGTGGTAAAGCATATGACCCAAGATTAATTGTTGCTTGGCCAAGTGCTGAATTAGCAGTTATGAGTGGGAATTCTGCCGCAAAAGTTTTATTACAAATTGAAACTGCTTCTTTAAAAAAACGTGGAGAAGAAATTACACCCGAAAAAGAAGCTGAATTATTCCATAAAATAAAATCGCGTTACGACAATCAAGTTTCTCCTTATTATGCAGCTGCAAGAATTTGGACAGACGCAGTTATAAATCCATTAGATACAAGAACTTGGATTTCTATGGGAATTGAAGCTGCAAACCACGCTCCTATTGAAAAGAAATTTAATATGGGAGTTTTACAGGTTTAA